From the genome of Burkholderia cepacia ATCC 25416:
GTGAGTCCGTCTTCGCGAACAGCGGCGGCGCGAGGTGGAATTTCAGCTTCCAGTCGCCTTCGAACTGCGCGGACAGGCGCGCGAGGAACGCGGGATCGGACTGCAGCCGCGCGACCTCGTATTCGTCCTTGTACGCCATCAGCTTGAACAGGTTGCGGGCGACTGCTTCAGTCAGCTGCTCCTGCACCGTGTCGCCGTCCGCCAGTGCACGCTCGGCGGCGCGCACCTTGTCGACGAACGCCGCATAGCGCGCCGCATACGCGGCGTTCTGGTACGCGGTGAGGAATTCCACGCGCTTCGCGATCAGTGCGTCGACCGCCTTCTTCGTGTGCAGCGCGATCACCGTGGCGCCTTGCGCGGGGCGTGCGTCGCCGGCCGCGGCCTGCTTCACGCTCGCCAGGTCGTACGCGGCGCGGCGGCCCCAGTCGAATGCCGCACGGTTCTTCTCGACCGATACCGCATTCAGCTCGATCGCGCGGACGAGCGACACGAGCGTGAGCGGCAGCCAGCCTTTCTGCCATGCGTAGCCGAGCACGAACGGGTTCGTGTAGATCGCGTCGCCGAGCAGCGCGACCGCGAAGCGGTTCGCGTCGATGAAGTCGACCGCTTCGCCGGCCGCCGCGCGGATGTCGTTCTCGGCGGACAGGCCCGGGAATGCCCAGTTCGGGTTCTTGATGAACTCGGCGGTCGGCGTCTGCGCGCTGTTGACGACCACGCGCGTCGCGTCGTGCCGCATCCGCGACGTGCACTCGTCGCCGGCCGTGACGATCGCGTCGCAGCCGATCACGAGGTCGGCCTCGCCCATCGCGATCCGCGTCGCATGGATGTCGGTCGGCGCGTGCGAGATCTGCACGTGGCTCATCACGGCGCCGCCCTTCTGCGCGAGGCCGGTGACGTCGAGCACGGTCACGCCCTTGTTCTCCAGGTGCGCGGCCATCCCGAGCAGCGCGCCGATCGTGACGACGCCCGTGCCGCCGACGCCCGTGACGAGCACGCCGTATGCGCGGTCGATGTCCGGCAGCGTCGGTTCGGGAATGGGCGGCAGTGCGTTGCCGTCGACCGACACGGCTTTCGGCTTCTTCAACTGGCCGCCCTCGACCGTGACGAAGCTCGGGCAGAAGCCCTTCACGCACGAGAAGTCCTTGTTGCAGCTCGACTGGTTGATCTGGCGCTTCGTGCCGAATTCGGTTTCCAGCGGCTCGACCGACAGGCAGTTCGACTGCACCGAGCAGTCGCCGCAGCCTTCGCACACCGCGTCGTTGATCACCACACGCTTCGCCGGGTCCGGATAGGTGCCGCGCTTGCGGCGGCGGCGCTTCTCGGTCGCGCAGGTCTGGTCGTAGATCAGGATCGTCGTGCCTTCGATCTCGCGCAGCTCGCGCTGCACGTCGTCGAGCTGGTCGCGATGATGGATCGGCACGCCCGGCGCGAGCAGCGCCTTCTGGCTGTCGTACTTCTCCGGCTCGTCGGTGACGATCACGATCTTCTTCGCGCCTTCCGACGCGAGCTGGTGCGTGATCTGCGGCACCGTCAGCACGCCGTCGACCGGCTGGCCGCCCGTCATCGCGACGGCGTCGTTGTAGAGGATCTTGTAGGTGATGTTCGCTTTCGACGAGATCGCCGCGCGCACCGCCAGCAGGCCCGAGTGGAAATAGGTGCCGTCGCCGAGGTTCGCGAACACGTGCTTCTCGTCCGTGAACGGCGCCTGGCCGATCCACGGCACGCCTTCGCCGCCCATCTGGCTGAAGGTGCTCGTGTTGCGGTCCATCCACACGGTCATGTAGTGGCAGCCGATGCCGGCGATCGCACGCGAGCCTTCCGGCACGTTGGTCGACGTGTTGTGCGGGCAGCCCGAGCAGAACCACGGCTTGCGCTCGGTCTGCACGTGCGGCTTCGCGAGCGCCATTTCCTTCGCGTTGATCACCGCGAGCCGCGCGGCGATGCGCGCGCGCACGTCGGACGGCAGCTCGAACTTCTCGAGGCGCGTCGCGATCGCCTTCGCGATGATCGCGGGCGACAGCTCGTAGTGCGCGGGCAGCAGCCAGTTGCCCATCGGTACCGACCATTCGCCGCCGGCGCCGTCCTTTTCGTCGAACTTGCCGAACACGCGCGGCCGCTGGCCGTCGGGCCAGTTGTACAGCTCTTCCTTGATCGCGTATTCGAGGATCTGGCGCTTTTCCTCGACGACGAGGATTTCGTCGAGGCCGCGCGCGAACGCCTGGGCGCCCTGCGCTTCGAGCGGCCACACGCAGCCGACCTTGTAGAGCCGGATGCCGATCCGCGCGCAGGTTTCGTCGTCGAGGCCGAGGTCGGTCAGCGCCTGGCGCACGTCGAGGTAGGCCTTGCCGCCGGTCATGATCCCGAAGCGCGCGTTCGGCGAATCGATTTCGATGCGGTCGAGCTTGTTCGCGCGCACATAGGCGAGCGCCGCGTACCACTTGTAGTCGAGCAGCCGCGCTTCCTGCACGAGCGGCGGGTCGGGCCAGCGGATGTTCAGGCCGCCTTCCGGCAGGATGAAGTCGGTCGGCAGCACGATCTCGGTGCGATGCGGGTCGATGTCGACCGATGCCGACGATTCGACCACGTCCGTCACGCACTTGAGCGCGACCCACAGGCCCGAGTAGCGGCTCATCGCCCAGCCGTGCAGGCCGAAATCGAGATATTCCTGCACGTTGGACGGGAACAGCACGGGCAGCCCGCAGGCCTTGAAGATGTGTTCGGACTGGTGCGCGAGCGTCGACGATTTCGCCGCGTGGTCGTCTCCGGCGAGCACCAGCACGCCGCCGTGCTGCGACGAGCCGGCCGAGTTCGCGTGCTTGAAGACGTCGCCGGTGCGGTCGACGCCCGGGCCCTTGCCGTACCACATGCCGAACACGCCGTCGTGCTTCGCGCCGGGGTAAAGGTTCACCTGCTGCGAGCCCCACACGGCGGTGGCGGCGAGATCTTCGTTGAGGCCGGGCTGGAAGACGATCTGGTGGGCCGCCAGGTGCTGCTTGGCTTTCCAGAGCGACAGATCGAGGCCGCCGAGCGGCGAGCCGCGGTAGCCGGAGATGAAGCCGGCCGTATTGAGACCGGCGGCGCGGTCGCGTTCCTGCTGGAGCATCGGCAGGCGCACGAGGGCCTGGATGCCGCTCATGTACGCGCGACCGCGCTCAAGTGTGTATTTGTCGTCAAGCGTGACGGACTTCAGCGCGGCTTCTAGCGACGCGCGTTGGTCTGCGTCTAGCGGGGCATTCATTAACTGTCTCCTCCACCCGGTCTGGGATCACCAAAACTTCGGTTGCGTCGGCATCTTTTGGATGCGTCGGCAGTGGCCGGCATGTTCGCCGGTTTTAAGCGATGGTAGCACTGGGGCAAACCCGCCGCCCATCGGTTGCAATGCGGGGAGAACCGCGGCGGCGCACCGTAAAAGAGGGGCTGAATCATGCGTTACATCATGTAAAAGCATGTAAGGCCGCGTTCATCTGCGCGCAAATGCCGTTAATCTTGTCGGCCTGCCGGAGGTGCCCGGTCGCGTCGGTCTGTTTCGACGCATCGGGGAGGCGCCGGCAGTTTTACAGGAGGTGCAATGAACACACGTCATATCCAGAGTTTCCTGATCGTGTCCGCCGCGTTTTTCTCGATGACCGGCCCGGTGCACGCGCGAGGCGCGAGCGCACTGGCGGCAGCCGGCGCGCAGATGCAGCAGATCGCGCCGGCCCAGGACGCCGTCGCGCAGCCGTCGGCCGAGCGCGCCGTCGCGTCGAAGGCGAACGCGCGTTGATCCGTTCGCGCGGCCGGCGGGCCGCGCCGGAATGCAAAAAGGGCGGGAATCCTCGGATTCCCGCCCTTTTTCTTTGTGCCGCCGGATCGGGCGGGTTGCCGGGTTGCCCCGGAGCAGCCGCCCGCCGGATGCGTCAGGCCTTGTCCTGCACGACGCCGCGACGGATCTGGTCGAGCTCGATCGATTCGAACAGTGCCTTGAAGTTGCCTTCGCCGAAGCCCTGGTTGCCCTTGCGCTGGATGATCTCGAAGAAGATCGGTCCGATCTGGTTCTCGGTGAAGATCTGCAGCAGCAGGTCGTCGCGCGCGCCGTCGATCAGGATCTTGCGCTTTTTCAGTTCGTCCAGCGATTCGCCGTGGTTCGGCACGCGGCGGTCGACCAGTTCGTAATACGTGTCGATCGTGTCGAGCAGCTTCACTTCCTTGCTGCGCAGGCCGTCGACCGCCTGGTAGATGTCGCTGGCGCCGAGCGCGATGTGCTGGATGCCTTCGCCGTGGTATGCGTCGAGGTATTCCTGGATCTGGCCGGCCGTATCCGAGCCTTCCTCGTTGATCGGGATGCGGATCTTGCCGCACGGCGACGTCATCGCCTTCGACTTCACGCCCGTCACCTTGCCTTCGATGTCGAAGTAGCGCACTTCGCGGAAGTTGAACAGGCGCTCGTAGAACTCGGCCCATTCCTGCATGCGGCCGCGATGCACGTTGTGCGTCAGGTGGTCGATATAGGTGAGGCCGTGGCCGACCGGGTTCGGGTTCGCGCCGGCGATCGGCTCGAAGTCGACGTCGTAGATGCTGATGTCGCCGATTGCGCCCGGCTGCGCGCCGTTCTTGCCGCGCCAGCGGTCGACGAAGTAGATCAGCGAATCGCCGATGCCCTTGATCGCCGGGATGTTCAGCTCCATCGGGCCCGTCTTGTTGTCGAAGCCCCATGCGCCGAGTTCGAGCGCGCGCTTGTACGCCTTCGCGGCGTCCTGCACGCGGAACGCGATCGCGCAGATCGACGGGCCGTGCAGGCGCGCGAAGCGTTGGGCGAACGAATCGGGTTCGGCGTTGATGATGAAGTTGATGTCGCCCTGGCGGTACAGCGTCACGTCCTTGTGGCGGTGGCGCGCGATCGCGGTGAAACCCATCCGTTCGAACAGCTGTCCGAGCGCTTTCGGGTCCGGCGCCGTGTATTCGATGAATTCGAAGCCGTCGGTGCCGACGGGGTTGTCCCAGTTCGGGATCTGCATGGCGTGTCTCCTGTGGGGGCGATCGGCCGCGGCGACGTGCGCCTGTCCGGCCTGGTTCGATGTCGAACGTGGCACACGCGGCGGCGTGCGCGACGAATCGGTACGTGCGACAGAGTGTAGCGGGCAGTCGCGAGCGTAAACTTGCGAACTTGATCGCCCGGACCTACGATGGCGCAATTTTCAGTCTTGAAATAATCATTGGAGGGCAGAAGATGGCGCACGCCGAATTGGATGCCATCGACCGGCGGATTCTCGCGATTCTTCAGGAGAACGGGCGCCTGTCGAACCAGGAGATCGCCGAGCGCGTGAACCTGTCGCCGAGCCCGTGCCTGCGGCGGATCAGGCGGCTCGAGGAGATCGGCGTGATCACCGGTTATGTCGCGCTGCTGAATCCGCAGAAGCTCGGGCTCGACCTGCTCGCGTACGTGAGCGTGCGGCTCGAGAAACGCGGCGGCCCGGCGCCGGTACGGGTCGACGAAACGTCGGCGCGCGCGGGCGCGACCCATGCGGAGCTGTTTCGCGCGGCCGTGCAGACCTGGCCGGAAGTGGTCGCGTGCCACGCGATGACGGGGGACATGGATTACCTGCTGCGCGTGCAGGTCGAGGACATGGCGCATTTCTCCCGCTTCGTGCAGGAGCATTTGCTGCATCACCCGTCGGTGAT
Proteins encoded in this window:
- the hppD gene encoding 4-hydroxyphenylpyruvate dioxygenase, with translation MQIPNWDNPVGTDGFEFIEYTAPDPKALGQLFERMGFTAIARHRHKDVTLYRQGDINFIINAEPDSFAQRFARLHGPSICAIAFRVQDAAKAYKRALELGAWGFDNKTGPMELNIPAIKGIGDSLIYFVDRWRGKNGAQPGAIGDISIYDVDFEPIAGANPNPVGHGLTYIDHLTHNVHRGRMQEWAEFYERLFNFREVRYFDIEGKVTGVKSKAMTSPCGKIRIPINEEGSDTAGQIQEYLDAYHGEGIQHIALGASDIYQAVDGLRSKEVKLLDTIDTYYELVDRRVPNHGESLDELKKRKILIDGARDDLLLQIFTENQIGPIFFEIIQRKGNQGFGEGNFKALFESIELDQIRRGVVQDKA
- a CDS encoding indolepyruvate ferredoxin oxidoreductase family protein — protein: MNAPLDADQRASLEAALKSVTLDDKYTLERGRAYMSGIQALVRLPMLQQERDRAAGLNTAGFISGYRGSPLGGLDLSLWKAKQHLAAHQIVFQPGLNEDLAATAVWGSQQVNLYPGAKHDGVFGMWYGKGPGVDRTGDVFKHANSAGSSQHGGVLVLAGDDHAAKSSTLAHQSEHIFKACGLPVLFPSNVQEYLDFGLHGWAMSRYSGLWVALKCVTDVVESSASVDIDPHRTEIVLPTDFILPEGGLNIRWPDPPLVQEARLLDYKWYAALAYVRANKLDRIEIDSPNARFGIMTGGKAYLDVRQALTDLGLDDETCARIGIRLYKVGCVWPLEAQGAQAFARGLDEILVVEEKRQILEYAIKEELYNWPDGQRPRVFGKFDEKDGAGGEWSVPMGNWLLPAHYELSPAIIAKAIATRLEKFELPSDVRARIAARLAVINAKEMALAKPHVQTERKPWFCSGCPHNTSTNVPEGSRAIAGIGCHYMTVWMDRNTSTFSQMGGEGVPWIGQAPFTDEKHVFANLGDGTYFHSGLLAVRAAISSKANITYKILYNDAVAMTGGQPVDGVLTVPQITHQLASEGAKKIVIVTDEPEKYDSQKALLAPGVPIHHRDQLDDVQRELREIEGTTILIYDQTCATEKRRRRKRGTYPDPAKRVVINDAVCEGCGDCSVQSNCLSVEPLETEFGTKRQINQSSCNKDFSCVKGFCPSFVTVEGGQLKKPKAVSVDGNALPPIPEPTLPDIDRAYGVLVTGVGGTGVVTIGALLGMAAHLENKGVTVLDVTGLAQKGGAVMSHVQISHAPTDIHATRIAMGEADLVIGCDAIVTAGDECTSRMRHDATRVVVNSAQTPTAEFIKNPNWAFPGLSAENDIRAAAGEAVDFIDANRFAVALLGDAIYTNPFVLGYAWQKGWLPLTLVSLVRAIELNAVSVEKNRAAFDWGRRAAYDLASVKQAAAGDARPAQGATVIALHTKKAVDALIAKRVEFLTAYQNAAYAARYAAFVDKVRAAERALADGDTVQEQLTEAVARNLFKLMAYKDEYEVARLQSDPAFLARLSAQFEGDWKLKFHLAPPLFAKTDSHGHLVKKAYGPWMMTAFRWLAKAKFLRGTGLDPFGRTEERRSERALIGEYEALIDEVLARLNAANRPLALELAALPDGIRGYGHVKENNLRAVRQKWSTLLAKWRAPAGGQSHQQVA
- a CDS encoding Lrp/AsnC family transcriptional regulator, whose protein sequence is MAHAELDAIDRRILAILQENGRLSNQEIAERVNLSPSPCLRRIRRLEEIGVITGYVALLNPQKLGLDLLAYVSVRLEKRGGPAPVRVDETSARAGATHAELFRAAVQTWPEVVACHAMTGDMDYLLRVQVEDMAHFSRFVQEHLLHHPSVIDVKTSFSLECFKETTALPIRSVR